A stretch of the Lolium perenne isolate Kyuss_39 chromosome 3, Kyuss_2.0, whole genome shotgun sequence genome encodes the following:
- the LOC139837904 gene encoding uncharacterized protein, with the protein MHSLLLADIPSRFRLSGLNFTYTGTNVRVPWSLIGAAIRKYWPGIGGGPYDRAGRRGGDDLWREYGQPHGRPACLAGGFKPQRNFTQIKATLPSGSYATSSRTTCRSRVEVDTQLEEAYAVAYEEYLEKIKEHDLVKDAYVQWTSNQMASFTRFMMTGVREEPLPEPPHPGPTPVFPSKEEFYIMYKRQRQLTPGLGESGNDTPCGTPMHPGRHSPGASAEPRHFSGSGGSRRGSTSPSTVEIQRPHFTDSELARPP; encoded by the exons atGCACAGCCTCCTTCTAGCCGACATTCCCTCTCGCTTCCGGCTCAGTGGCTT GAATTTCACATACACGGGGACGAATGTCCGCGTGCCGTGGAGTCTGATTGGAGCTGCTATTAGGAAGTACTGGCCGGGGAT aggtggaggaccctatgaccgagccggtcgacgaggtggcgatgaTCTTTGGCGGGAGTACGGCCAGCCGCATGGACGTCCTGCCTGCCTTGCTGGGGGTTTCAAGCCTCAGAGGAACttcacgcagatcaaggctaccctcccctccggcagctacgctacctcctcgcggactacatgccgttctcgggtagaggttgat actcagctcgaggaggcctatgcagtagcttacgaggagtatctcgagaagattaaggagcatgaccttgtgaaagatgcctatgtccagtggacgagcaaccagatggcg agtttcactcggttcatgatgactggagtgcgagaggaaccactcccagagccacctcatccggggccgacgccagtgttcccgtccaaggaggagttctatatcatgtacaagcgtcagcgtcagttgaccccg ggattgggagaatccgggaacgacactccttgtggtacgccgatgcaccccggtcgccattctcctggtgcttctgccgaacctcggcatttttctggttccggtggctctcgtcgtggttctacctccccgagcaccgtcgaGATACAGCGGCCTCACTTCACCGACTCGGAGCTAGCTCGTCCACCGTAG